From Nevskia ramosa DSM 11499, the proteins below share one genomic window:
- a CDS encoding sulfatase-like hydrolase/transferase: MTANNLVFIVMDSCRYDSYLAAKRPNMDRIGVGSKRYSFASWTSPSHYTYLMGMIPHTSPQGVFASEVYKKDFSLWVDRLAVKDLSFKSFIPQLSLPHVLQQNGYRTSAKVSLPVLNPFSHLNKHFDDYKLMANHNDFAGMVKQIEFDKSEPQFYFLNLGETHYPFMLDPKNMPHISGVHGVFKRMDDNLGAETEDKFFDEEQMCDLHKQQIKCVEYVDEVLDDLIAKAPLNTHFVITADHGECFGEGGYFGHGPIVHEKVLEVPFLEGKKR; this comes from the coding sequence ATGACTGCCAACAACCTCGTTTTCATTGTCATGGACAGCTGCCGTTATGACAGCTATCTCGCCGCCAAACGTCCGAATATGGACAGGATCGGGGTCGGTTCGAAGCGCTATTCGTTTGCGTCCTGGACGAGCCCTTCGCACTACACCTACCTGATGGGCATGATTCCGCACACGAGCCCGCAGGGCGTGTTCGCGTCCGAGGTCTACAAGAAGGATTTCTCGCTGTGGGTTGATCGGCTCGCGGTCAAGGACCTTTCGTTCAAGAGTTTCATCCCGCAGCTTTCGTTGCCGCATGTGCTCCAGCAGAACGGTTACCGCACTTCGGCCAAGGTTTCGCTGCCGGTGCTGAATCCGTTCTCGCATCTGAACAAGCATTTCGACGACTACAAGTTGATGGCGAATCACAACGACTTCGCCGGCATGGTCAAGCAGATCGAGTTCGACAAGTCCGAGCCGCAGTTCTACTTCCTGAATCTCGGCGAAACGCATTACCCGTTCATGCTCGACCCGAAGAACATGCCGCACATCTCCGGCGTGCACGGTGTGTTCAAGCGCATGGATGACAACCTCGGCGCGGAGACTGAAGACAAGTTCTTCGACGAGGAGCAGATGTGCGATCTGCACAAGCAGCAGATCAAGTGCGTCGAATACGTCGATGAAGTGCTTGACGATCTGATCGCGAAAGCGCCGCTGAATACGCATTTCGTCATCACGGCCGATCATGGTGAGTGCTTTGGCGAAGGTGGCTATTTCGGCCACGGCCCGATCGTTCACGAGAAAGTGCTGGAAGTTCCGTTTCTGGAAGGCAAGAAGCGTTAG
- the smpB gene encoding SsrA-binding protein SmpB produces MNQPKRNGKQKEAPADREIAENRRARFEYFIEDRFEAGIVLLGWEVKSLRVGKAQITEAYVIMKNGEAWLLGAHFNPLLSASTHVVPDATRTRKLLLSRRQIDLLRGKVERSGYTIVPLDLHWTHGRAKLNIGLAKGKKLHDKRNTEKDRDWQREKGRTMRHDS; encoded by the coding sequence ATGAATCAGCCCAAGCGTAACGGCAAGCAGAAGGAAGCACCGGCGGACCGCGAGATCGCCGAGAATCGGCGTGCCCGCTTCGAGTATTTCATCGAGGATCGTTTCGAAGCCGGCATCGTGCTGCTGGGCTGGGAAGTCAAAAGCCTGAGAGTCGGCAAGGCCCAGATCACGGAAGCCTACGTGATCATGAAGAACGGTGAAGCCTGGCTGCTCGGCGCCCATTTCAATCCGCTGTTGTCGGCCTCCACGCATGTCGTGCCGGACGCCACGCGCACCCGAAAGCTGCTGCTGTCGCGGCGCCAGATCGATCTGCTGCGCGGCAAGGTCGAGCGCTCCGGCTACACCATCGTGCCGCTGGACCTGCACTGGACCCATGGCCGCGCGAAACTGAACATCGGCCTCGCCAAAGGCAAGAAACTGCACGACAAGCGCAACACCGAGAAGGATCGGGACTGGCAGCGCGAGAAAGGCCGCACCATGCGGCACGACAGCTGA
- a CDS encoding RnfH family protein, with translation MKIEVLSHEAGGIRRLTLELPEPATVGSALSAAGLGRDCEARVGMFGRLCSAEEAISEGARVEVYRVLLADPKQVRRQRARIRRPQA, from the coding sequence GTGAAGATCGAAGTGCTGAGTCACGAAGCCGGCGGAATCCGGCGACTGACGCTTGAACTGCCCGAACCGGCAACCGTCGGCAGCGCGTTGTCCGCCGCTGGCCTGGGCCGCGACTGCGAGGCGAGAGTGGGGATGTTCGGTCGGCTGTGCAGCGCCGAAGAAGCGATCAGCGAAGGTGCCAGAGTCGAGGTCTACAGAGTCTTGCTGGCTGATCCGAAACAGGTGCGGCGCCAGCGAGCCCGGATACGACGTCCGCAAGCGTGA
- a CDS encoding outer membrane protein assembly factor BamE, with the protein MRLILLSVLAFSLSGCAIVYKLPTRQGNVIEQKQFDLLKVGQTREQVKFLLGTPIASSPFRSDRWDYFGYYKDPRGKVSSRTISLFFESEKLTRMEGVQIANAGTAAGNDGVSREQKEEIIDTAPLDPKSADPSDEAQKDKDKDK; encoded by the coding sequence ATGCGTCTGATCCTGCTTTCCGTCCTGGCCTTCAGCCTCTCCGGCTGTGCGATCGTCTACAAGCTGCCGACACGTCAGGGCAACGTCATCGAGCAGAAGCAGTTCGATCTGCTCAAGGTCGGCCAGACCCGCGAACAGGTGAAGTTCCTGCTCGGCACGCCGATCGCTTCCTCGCCGTTCCGTTCGGACCGCTGGGATTACTTTGGCTACTACAAGGATCCGCGCGGCAAGGTCTCCAGCCGCACGATCAGCCTGTTCTTCGAGTCCGAGAAGCTGACGCGCATGGAAGGCGTGCAGATCGCCAACGCCGGCACGGCGGCTGGCAACGACGGCGTTTCCCGCGAGCAGAAGGAAGAAATCATCGACACGGCGCCGCTGGATCCGAAATCTGCGGACCCTTCCGACGAGGCGCAAAAGGATAAGGACAAGGACAAGTAA
- the fur gene encoding ferric iron uptake transcriptional regulator has protein sequence MESQDLRNAGLKVTLPRLKIIEMLEHSPTRHLSAEEIYRRLMDGGEDIGLATVYRVLTQFEAAGLVTRHHFEGGHAVFELERGHHHDHIVCIHCGRVDEFEDEMIERRQREIAESLGFKLVEHNLIMYGECQKKDCVHLKQNSNRRL, from the coding sequence ATGGAATCGCAGGATCTCCGCAATGCGGGATTGAAGGTGACGCTACCGCGTCTGAAGATCATCGAGATGCTCGAGCACAGCCCGACGCGTCATCTGTCGGCTGAAGAAATCTATCGGCGCCTGATGGATGGCGGTGAAGACATCGGTCTGGCCACGGTCTACCGGGTGCTGACCCAGTTCGAAGCAGCCGGTCTGGTTACCCGCCACCATTTCGAAGGCGGCCATGCCGTGTTCGAACTGGAGCGCGGCCATCATCATGATCACATCGTCTGCATCCATTGCGGACGGGTCGACGAGTTCGAGGACGAGATGATCGAGCGGCGTCAGCGCGAAATAGCCGAATCGCTGGGCTTCAAGCTCGTCGAGCACAACCTGATCATGTACGGCGAGTGCCAGAAGAAGGACTGCGTCCATCTGAAGCAGAACTCGAACCGCCGGCTCTGA
- the recN gene encoding DNA repair protein RecN → MLRSLHIRNLAIIDELSLDWSSGFTVLTGETGAGKSILIDALGLVIGLRADATLVRAGSERAEVSAEFSVNDCADAAAWLAERELLEAGSDDCTIRRIVHVEGRTRAFVNGSPVSATELRELGERLVEIFGQGDSRSLLHGDAQRQALDDAGRHAELLAAVAAAAQALQRIERDIEQLRSAQSRDPAQVEYLRFQLQELDALSLTADELPELDAEHRRLANAGRLLDEGNGAQLLLYGDEVSVYDQLSRALSSLHSLVPLHEGFAEAETLTAGAQAQVREAADSLRRLIERLDLDPERLAIVESRLTAIHDLARKHRVRADELFARHEELQSELAVLEDAGAALGRLEAQRKTALVSYMTAAATLTAARRKAAIMLAKAVTARVRELGMPNAEFVVAVEPLSRDKPTSHGVDLVRFDFSANPGQPPRPLSKVASGGELSRISLALQVSLLSEAGAATQIFDEVDAGIGGVTADVVGRQLRALGARRQVLCVTHLAQVAARGLDHFGIAKSVRDGNTYTRVQRLDAPARVSELSRMLGGDGSSGSTVTLAKELLGQAATDA, encoded by the coding sequence ATGCTGCGCAGCCTGCATATCCGCAATCTCGCGATCATCGACGAGCTGAGTCTCGACTGGTCGTCCGGCTTCACCGTGCTGACCGGCGAGACCGGCGCTGGCAAGTCGATCCTGATCGACGCGCTGGGGCTGGTTATCGGCCTGCGTGCCGATGCCACCCTGGTCCGCGCCGGTAGCGAGCGGGCCGAAGTGTCGGCCGAGTTCTCGGTCAACGACTGCGCCGATGCAGCCGCCTGGCTCGCCGAACGGGAACTGCTCGAAGCCGGTAGCGACGACTGCACGATCCGCCGCATCGTCCACGTCGAAGGCCGCACGCGGGCGTTCGTCAACGGCAGCCCGGTCAGCGCGACCGAGTTGCGCGAGCTTGGCGAACGCCTGGTCGAGATCTTCGGTCAGGGCGACAGCCGCAGCCTGCTGCACGGCGATGCGCAACGTCAGGCGCTCGACGACGCCGGCCGCCATGCCGAGCTGCTCGCCGCAGTCGCCGCAGCCGCACAAGCCCTGCAGCGCATCGAACGCGACATCGAACAACTGCGCAGCGCCCAGAGCCGAGACCCCGCACAAGTCGAGTACCTGCGCTTCCAGCTTCAGGAACTCGACGCACTGAGCTTGACTGCCGACGAGTTGCCGGAACTCGACGCCGAACATCGCCGCCTGGCAAACGCTGGACGGCTGCTCGACGAAGGCAATGGCGCGCAGCTACTGCTTTATGGCGACGAGGTCAGCGTCTATGACCAGCTGTCGCGCGCGCTGTCTTCGCTGCACAGCCTGGTGCCGCTGCACGAAGGCTTCGCCGAAGCGGAAACGCTGACCGCCGGCGCGCAGGCGCAAGTTCGCGAAGCAGCGGATTCCTTGCGTCGATTGATCGAACGCCTCGATCTCGATCCGGAACGTCTCGCCATCGTCGAAAGCCGCCTGACCGCGATCCACGATCTTGCCCGCAAGCATCGCGTGCGGGCGGATGAGCTGTTCGCCCGGCATGAGGAACTGCAGTCGGAACTGGCCGTGCTGGAAGATGCCGGCGCCGCGCTGGGTCGTCTGGAAGCACAGCGCAAGACGGCACTGGTGTCCTATATGACTGCGGCGGCAACTCTGACCGCGGCACGCCGGAAGGCCGCCATCATGCTTGCAAAAGCGGTGACCGCCAGAGTTCGCGAACTCGGCATGCCGAACGCCGAATTCGTGGTCGCCGTCGAACCGCTGAGCCGCGACAAGCCGACCTCGCACGGCGTCGATCTGGTGCGCTTCGATTTTTCGGCCAACCCGGGGCAGCCGCCGCGGCCCTTGTCCAAGGTGGCGTCCGGCGGCGAGTTGTCCAGAATCAGTCTGGCGCTGCAGGTCAGCCTGCTGTCCGAGGCCGGTGCGGCCACGCAGATCTTCGATGAAGTGGATGCCGGCATCGGTGGCGTCACGGCCGACGTCGTCGGCCGGCAGCTACGCGCGCTGGGTGCGCGACGCCAAGTGCTGTGCGTGACCCATCTGGCCCAGGTCGCTGCCCGCGGGCTCGATCATTTCGGGATTGCCAAGTCCGTGCGGGACGGCAATACCTACACCCGGGTGCAAAGGCTCGATGCACCGGCGCGGGTCAGCGAGTTGTCACGGATGCTCGGCGGCGATGGCAGCAGCGGCAGCACCGTGACCCTGGCGAAGGAACTGCTCGGCCAGGCGGCAACTGACGCCTGA
- a CDS encoding NAD(+)/NADH kinase, translated as MSQSLFQTVGVIGKRRDERVTGTLRQLCTLLRQHGREVLVETETARLLPANSGIEAVSREALAKRCQLVVVIGGDGTLLDAGRSLASSGVPILGVNQGRLGFLVDVRPEDMATTLEALFRGEYIRASRLILEARVRRADGGLSLPWLAVNDVVVRNQAAIRMVEFATYLASDVGDGSGWEFISQHRADGFIVSTATGSTAYALSGGGPVVHPALAALALVPICPHTLTDRPIVVPASRTVRIVLGASETGATMTCDGQIGTSLNPSDAVEIRRSPTDLLLIHPPSYSYFALLRDKLDWGRTPVGNPSKK; from the coding sequence GTGTCCCAGAGCCTTTTCCAGACTGTCGGCGTGATCGGCAAACGCAGGGACGAGCGCGTTACCGGCACTCTGCGCCAGCTTTGCACCCTGTTGCGCCAGCATGGGCGCGAAGTTCTGGTCGAAACCGAGACCGCGCGGCTGCTGCCGGCCAACAGCGGCATCGAAGCTGTCAGCCGCGAAGCACTCGCGAAGCGCTGCCAGCTGGTCGTCGTGATCGGCGGCGACGGCACCTTGCTCGACGCCGGCCGCAGCCTCGCCAGTTCCGGCGTGCCGATCCTCGGCGTCAACCAGGGCCGCCTCGGCTTTCTAGTCGACGTTCGGCCCGAAGACATGGCGACGACGCTGGAAGCGCTGTTTCGCGGCGAGTACATCCGCGCATCCCGGCTGATTCTCGAAGCCCGCGTGCGCCGCGCCGACGGCGGCCTGAGCCTGCCCTGGCTCGCCGTCAACGATGTCGTGGTGCGCAATCAGGCGGCGATCCGCATGGTCGAGTTCGCGACGTACCTGGCCAGCGATGTCGGCGACGGCAGCGGCTGGGAGTTCATCAGCCAGCACCGGGCCGATGGCTTCATCGTGTCGACCGCGACCGGCTCGACGGCCTATGCACTGTCCGGCGGCGGCCCGGTGGTCCACCCCGCGCTCGCCGCGCTGGCGCTGGTGCCGATCTGCCCGCATACGCTGACCGATCGCCCGATCGTCGTGCCCGCCTCGCGGACCGTGCGCATCGTGCTCGGTGCCAGCGAAACCGGCGCGACGATGACCTGCGATGGCCAGATCGGCACTTCGCTGAATCCCAGCGACGCTGTCGAGATTCGCCGCTCGCCGACCGATCTGTTGCTGATCCATCCGCCCAGCTACAGCTATTTCGCGCTGCTGCGCGACAAGCTCGACTGGGGCCGCACGCCGGTCGGCAACCCCTCAAAGAAGTAA
- the hrcA gene encoding heat-inducible transcriptional repressor HrcA: MSDKLDPRAAALLKLLIERHVHDGQPVGSRTLARAFQVELSPATIRNVMADLEDLGFVASPHTSAGRVPTQAGYRYFVDSLLAPEPLGAAEQARIANELLPGNKSSADMLHTVSGLLSRLSSMAGVVTVPRRNVTVLRRIEFLNLSGGRVLAILVVNQREVQNRVLDMGRDYTSQELERYANIINETFAGRDLLSLRRSLAEELSEAQTRVNQMLGEAAKLADAALRNQEADDYVIAGGTNLLGFQELADVGRLRRLFDVLDQKRELLELFDQCLGASGVQIFIGDESGYQVLDGCSLVTAPYTIDGQVAGVLGVIGPTRMAYQRIIPLVSEAARLLGTGLGSGLGSGLESR; encoded by the coding sequence ATGTCCGACAAACTCGACCCACGCGCCGCCGCGCTGCTGAAGCTGCTGATCGAACGCCATGTGCACGACGGGCAGCCGGTCGGCTCGCGGACCCTGGCTCGCGCGTTCCAGGTGGAGCTCAGTCCGGCGACCATTCGCAACGTGATGGCCGATCTGGAAGACCTCGGCTTCGTCGCCTCGCCGCATACCTCCGCCGGCCGCGTGCCGACCCAGGCCGGCTATCGCTATTTCGTCGATTCGCTGCTGGCGCCAGAGCCGCTGGGGGCAGCCGAGCAGGCGCGCATCGCCAATGAACTGCTGCCCGGCAACAAGTCCTCCGCCGACATGCTGCACACGGTTTCCGGCTTGTTGTCGCGGCTGTCGTCGATGGCCGGCGTGGTCACCGTGCCGCGCCGCAATGTCACCGTGCTGCGGCGGATCGAATTCCTGAACCTGTCGGGTGGCCGAGTGCTGGCGATCCTGGTCGTCAATCAGCGCGAAGTGCAGAACCGCGTGCTCGACATGGGCCGCGACTACACGTCGCAGGAACTGGAACGCTACGCCAACATCATCAACGAGACCTTCGCCGGCCGTGATCTGCTGAGCCTGCGCCGCAGCCTCGCCGAAGAATTGAGCGAGGCGCAGACCCGGGTCAACCAGATGCTCGGCGAAGCGGCGAAGCTGGCCGATGCCGCGCTGCGCAACCAGGAAGCCGACGATTACGTGATCGCCGGCGGTACCAATCTGCTCGGCTTCCAGGAGTTGGCCGATGTCGGCCGCCTGCGCCGTTTGTTCGACGTGCTCGACCAGAAGCGCGAGCTGCTGGAGCTGTTCGATCAGTGCCTGGGTGCCTCAGGCGTGCAGATCTTCATCGGCGACGAATCCGGCTATCAAGTGCTCGACGGCTGCAGCCTGGTCACCGCGCCGTACACCATCGATGGCCAGGTGGCCGGCGTGCTCGGCGTCATCGGCCCGACCCGGATGGCCTACCAGCGGATCATTCCGCTGGTCAGCGAAGCCGCGCGTCTGCTCGGCACCGGGCTTGGTTCAGGGCTGGGCTCAGGGCTTGAAAGCCGCTGA
- the grpE gene encoding nucleotide exchange factor GrpE, protein MTDQPDMTSAAPDDRNDGPVSIEEYEALNAKLTEAETAASTARDGHLRALAELDNVRKRAEREIDSARKYGSERVLGDLLAISDSLELGLKASGAPEATVQSIREGMALTQKQLAMFFEKFGVVAVDPAGQVFDPTYHEAVSAIPSSDVAPNHVLSVMQKGYRLHERLLRPAMVIVAKAPPTS, encoded by the coding sequence ATGACGGATCAACCCGATATGACGTCGGCCGCGCCCGACGACCGCAACGATGGCCCCGTGTCGATCGAAGAGTACGAGGCCCTGAACGCCAAGCTGACCGAAGCCGAAACCGCCGCTTCAACGGCCCGCGATGGTCATCTGCGCGCGCTTGCCGAACTCGACAACGTGCGCAAGCGCGCCGAGCGCGAGATCGACAGTGCTCGCAAGTACGGAAGCGAGCGGGTGCTCGGCGACCTGCTGGCGATCAGCGACAGCCTGGAACTGGGCCTGAAGGCTTCCGGCGCGCCGGAAGCCACGGTGCAGTCGATTCGCGAAGGCATGGCGCTGACCCAGAAACAGTTGGCGATGTTCTTCGAGAAATTCGGCGTCGTCGCTGTCGACCCGGCCGGTCAGGTCTTCGACCCGACCTATCACGAAGCGGTATCGGCGATTCCGAGCAGCGATGTCGCGCCAAACCACGTCCTCAGCGTGATGCAGAAGGGCTACCGCCTGCACGAGCGTCTGCTGCGGCCAGCGATGGTCATCGTCGCCAAGGCACCCCCGACCTCGTAA
- the dnaK gene encoding molecular chaperone DnaK, with translation MAKIIGIDLGTTNSCVAIMEGGTAKVIENAEGERTTPSVVAYQEDGQTTVGRPAKRQAVTNPHNTLYAVKRLIGRRFDDAVVQKDIAMVPYKIVKAANGDAWVEARGKPMAAQQISAEVLIKMKKTAEDYLGEKVTEAVITVPAYFNDAQRQATKDAGKIAGLDVKRIINEPTAAALAFGMDKVKGDRKIAVYDLGGGTFDISIIEIAEVDGEHQFEVLSTNGDTFLGGEDFDMRVIDYIVEEFKKESGINLKNDPLALQRLKEAGEKAKIELSSTTQTDINLPYITADATGPKHLNIKMTRAKLESLVDDLITKTLEPCKTALKDAGLSASEIQEVIMVGGQTRMPKVQDAVKALFGREPRRDVNPDEAVAVGAAIQGAVLSGEVKDVLLLDVTPLSLGIETLGGKMTKLIDKNTTIPTRKSETFTTADDNQGAVTVHVLQGEREIAAANKSLGKFDLTDIPPAPRGVPQVEVTFDIDANGILNVSAKDKATGKSQSIVVKANSGLSEDEIKKMIKDAEAHADEDRKFNELITARNQGDQMIHGVEKSLKDLASEVQEDEKKAIESAIAELREALKGGDKDAITAKTEALAAASGKLAERAYAKAGAAAGAGGAEAGAQPEAGGKDGDVVDAEFTEVKDKK, from the coding sequence ATGGCCAAGATCATCGGCATCGACCTCGGCACCACCAATTCCTGCGTCGCGATCATGGAAGGCGGTACCGCCAAGGTCATCGAGAACGCGGAAGGCGAGCGCACCACGCCGTCGGTCGTTGCCTATCAGGAAGACGGTCAGACCACCGTCGGCCGCCCGGCGAAGCGCCAGGCCGTCACCAATCCGCACAACACCTTGTATGCCGTGAAGCGCCTGATCGGCCGCCGTTTCGACGACGCCGTGGTGCAGAAGGACATCGCGATGGTGCCGTACAAGATCGTCAAGGCCGCCAATGGCGATGCCTGGGTGGAAGCGCGCGGCAAGCCGATGGCTGCCCAGCAGATCTCGGCCGAAGTGCTGATCAAGATGAAGAAGACTGCCGAAGACTATCTCGGCGAGAAGGTCACCGAAGCGGTCATCACCGTGCCGGCCTACTTCAACGACGCCCAGCGCCAGGCGACCAAGGATGCCGGCAAGATCGCCGGTCTCGACGTCAAGCGCATCATCAACGAGCCGACTGCTGCTGCGTTGGCCTTCGGCATGGACAAGGTCAAGGGCGACCGCAAGATCGCCGTCTATGACCTCGGTGGCGGCACCTTCGATATCTCGATCATCGAGATCGCCGAAGTCGATGGCGAGCACCAGTTCGAAGTGCTGTCGACCAATGGCGACACCTTCCTCGGTGGCGAAGATTTCGACATGCGCGTCATCGACTACATCGTCGAGGAGTTCAAGAAGGAATCCGGCATCAATCTGAAGAATGATCCGCTGGCGCTGCAGCGCCTCAAGGAAGCCGGCGAGAAGGCCAAGATCGAACTGTCGTCGACGACCCAGACCGACATCAACCTGCCGTACATCACGGCCGATGCCACTGGTCCGAAGCATCTGAACATCAAGATGACCCGCGCCAAGCTGGAATCGCTGGTCGATGATCTGATCACCAAGACGCTCGAACCCTGCAAGACCGCGCTGAAGGATGCCGGCCTGTCGGCGTCCGAGATTCAGGAAGTGATCATGGTCGGCGGTCAGACCCGCATGCCTAAGGTGCAGGATGCGGTCAAGGCGCTGTTCGGCCGCGAGCCGCGCCGCGACGTCAACCCGGATGAAGCGGTTGCCGTCGGTGCCGCCATTCAGGGCGCGGTGCTGTCCGGTGAAGTCAAGGACGTGCTGCTGCTCGACGTCACCCCGCTGTCGCTCGGCATCGAGACGCTGGGCGGCAAGATGACCAAGCTGATCGACAAGAACACCACGATCCCGACCCGCAAGTCGGAAACCTTCACGACTGCCGATGACAACCAGGGCGCTGTGACCGTGCACGTGCTGCAGGGCGAGCGCGAGATCGCCGCGGCCAATAAGAGCCTCGGCAAGTTCGATCTGACCGATATCCCGCCGGCACCGCGCGGCGTGCCGCAGGTCGAGGTGACCTTCGACATCGACGCCAACGGCATCTTGAATGTCTCGGCCAAGGACAAGGCCACCGGCAAGTCGCAGTCGATCGTGGTCAAGGCGAACTCGGGTCTGTCCGAGGACGAGATCAAGAAAATGATCAAGGACGCCGAGGCCCATGCCGACGAGGATCGCAAGTTCAACGAGCTGATCACCGCCCGCAACCAGGGTGATCAGATGATCCACGGCGTCGAGAAGTCGTTGAAGGATCTCGCCAGTGAAGTGCAGGAAGACGAGAAGAAGGCGATCGAATCGGCAATTGCCGAACTGCGCGAAGCCTTGAAGGGCGGCGACAAGGACGCGATCACCGCGAAGACCGAAGCGCTGGCCGCGGCTTCGGGCAAGCTCGCCGAACGCGCCTACGCCAAGGCCGGCGCGGCGGCAGGCGCCGGTGGTGCCGAAGCCGGCGCGCAGCCTGAGGCTGGCGGCAAGGACGGCGATGTCGTCGATGCCGAATTCACCGAAGTGAAGGACAAGAAGTAA
- the dnaJ gene encoding molecular chaperone DnaJ, translating into MSKRDYYEVLGVSKNAGDDEMKKAYRKLAMKCHPDRNPGDKAAEESFKEANEAYEVLTDANKRAVYDKYGHEGMQRGGGSDFGGGFADIFGDVFSDIFGGGGGGGRGGPRRGADLRYRIELSLEQAVFGTTETIRIPTVRDCEPCKGNGTADGKPAPTCSTCRGAGQVRVQQGFFVLQQSCPACRGRGTVVTDSCKSCRGAGKIRSEKTLEVKVPAGVDTGDRIRLSGEGEPGERNAPAGDLYVQVEVKPHEIFDRDNNDLHCQVPVGFVVAALGGDMDVPTLNGKAKLTVPEGTQSGKVFRLRGLGVRPVRGGPQGDLLCAVVVETPVHLTRKQKDLLKEFGDTVDKGGEKHSPAASSWLSKAKQFFETHIKPS; encoded by the coding sequence ATGAGCAAGCGCGACTACTACGAAGTCCTTGGCGTCAGCAAGAACGCCGGTGACGACGAGATGAAGAAGGCCTATCGCAAGCTTGCGATGAAGTGTCACCCGGACCGCAATCCGGGCGACAAGGCAGCCGAGGAGTCCTTCAAGGAAGCGAACGAGGCTTACGAAGTGCTGACCGACGCCAACAAGCGCGCGGTCTACGACAAGTACGGCCATGAAGGCATGCAGCGCGGTGGCGGCAGCGATTTCGGCGGTGGCTTTGCCGATATCTTCGGCGACGTGTTCTCGGACATCTTCGGTGGCGGCGGTGGTGGCGGGCGCGGAGGTCCGCGTCGCGGTGCCGATCTGCGCTACCGGATCGAGCTGAGTCTGGAGCAGGCGGTGTTCGGCACCACCGAAACCATCCGCATCCCGACCGTGCGCGACTGCGAACCCTGCAAGGGCAACGGCACCGCAGACGGCAAGCCAGCACCGACCTGCAGCACCTGCCGCGGCGCCGGTCAGGTTCGTGTGCAGCAGGGTTTCTTCGTGCTCCAGCAGAGCTGCCCGGCCTGCCGCGGCCGTGGCACGGTGGTCACCGATTCCTGCAAGAGCTGTCGTGGTGCCGGCAAGATTCGCAGCGAAAAGACCCTGGAAGTGAAGGTGCCGGCCGGTGTCGATACCGGTGACCGCATCCGCCTCAGCGGCGAAGGCGAGCCGGGCGAGCGCAATGCGCCGGCCGGTGATCTGTACGTGCAGGTGGAGGTCAAGCCGCACGAGATCTTCGATCGCGACAACAACGACTTGCACTGCCAGGTGCCGGTCGGCTTCGTGGTTGCTGCCCTCGGTGGCGACATGGATGTGCCGACGCTCAACGGCAAAGCCAAGCTGACGGTTCCGGAAGGCACGCAAAGCGGCAAGGTCTTCCGTCTGCGCGGTCTCGGCGTCAGGCCGGTGCGCGGCGGACCGCAGGGCGATCTGCTGTGCGCCGTCGTCGTCGAAACGCCGGTGCACCTGACTCGCAAGCAGAAAGACCTGCTCAAGGAGTTCGGGGATACGGTCGACAAGGGCGGCGAAAAGCACAGCCCGGCGGCGAGTAGCTGGCTATCGAAGGCCAAGCAGTTCTTCGAAACCCACATCAAGCCGAGTTGA
- the dapB gene encoding 4-hydroxy-tetrahydrodipicolinate reductase produces MTQPLSVAILGASGRMGRSLIDATLCNDRLRLAAAVERAGNASIGVDVGVLVGQAAVGVVVSEPLAPAIRQSSVVVDFTAPGATLAALEACISSGTPIVIGTTGFTPDQKLLIAEAAKRIPLCIAANYAIGVNVALKLVELAARTLGADYDVEIVEAHHRHKVDAPSGTALAFGEAAAAGLDRDLLSNAVYGREGQTGARKRETIGFATVRGGDVVGDHTVLFLGEGERVEISHRATTRANFANGALRAAAWLVGKPAGLYSMRDVLSLND; encoded by the coding sequence ATGACTCAACCGCTTTCCGTGGCCATCCTTGGCGCCTCCGGGCGCATGGGGCGGTCCCTGATCGATGCCACCTTGTGCAACGATCGCCTCAGGCTGGCTGCTGCCGTCGAACGCGCCGGCAATGCGTCGATCGGTGTCGATGTCGGTGTATTGGTTGGCCAGGCTGCTGTCGGGGTTGTAGTCAGCGAGCCGCTTGCCCCGGCGATTCGGCAATCCTCGGTGGTCGTCGATTTCACCGCGCCGGGCGCAACCTTGGCCGCCCTCGAAGCCTGCATCTCGAGCGGCACGCCGATCGTCATCGGCACCACCGGCTTCACGCCGGACCAGAAGCTGCTGATCGCCGAGGCGGCGAAGCGCATCCCGCTGTGCATCGCGGCCAACTACGCGATTGGCGTCAACGTAGCGCTCAAGCTGGTCGAACTGGCGGCACGCACACTGGGCGCGGATTACGACGTCGAGATCGTCGAAGCTCATCACCGGCACAAGGTCGATGCGCCGAGCGGCACCGCGCTGGCGTTCGGCGAAGCCGCCGCCGCTGGGCTTGATCGCGACCTGCTCAGCAATGCCGTCTACGGCCGAGAAGGCCAGACCGGCGCCCGCAAGCGGGAAACCATCGGCTTCGCGACGGTGCGTGGCGGCGATGTGGTCGGCGATCACACGGTGTTGTTTCTCGGGGAAGGTGAACGAGTGGAGATTTCCCACCGCGCGACGACCCGCGCGAACTTCGCGAATGGCGCACTGCGCGCGGCGGCCTGGCTGGTCGGCAAGCCGGCCGGGCTTTATTCGATGCGCGACGTCCTGTCCCTGAACGACTGA